One window of Microbacterium sp. Root61 genomic DNA carries:
- a CDS encoding CarD family transcriptional regulator, whose protein sequence is MLFEVGETVVYPHHGAATISEVKTRIIKGEEKVYLKLRVTQGDLTIEVPADNVDLVGVRDVIGKEGLDRVFEVLRAPFTEEPTNWSRRYKANLEKLASGDVIKVSEVVRDLWRRDQDRGLSAGEKRMLAKARQILISELALAEKTDEEKAGVVLDEVLAS, encoded by the coding sequence ATGCTTTTTGAGGTTGGCGAAACGGTCGTTTACCCCCACCACGGGGCTGCGACGATCTCCGAAGTGAAGACCCGGATCATCAAAGGTGAAGAGAAGGTTTATCTCAAGCTTCGAGTGACGCAGGGCGATCTCACGATCGAGGTTCCGGCAGACAACGTGGATCTGGTCGGAGTGCGCGACGTGATCGGCAAAGAGGGCCTCGACCGCGTCTTCGAGGTGCTGCGTGCACCCTTCACCGAGGAGCCCACGAACTGGTCCCGCCGGTACAAGGCGAACCTCGAGAAGCTCGCTTCCGGCGATGTGATCAAGGTCAGCGAGGTCGTACGCGACCTGTGGCGCCGCGATCAGGACCGCGGACTTTCTGCAGGCGAGAAGCGCATGCTGGCCAAGGCTCGTCAGATCCTCATCTCCGAGCTCGCGCTCGCAGAGAAGACCGACGAGGAGAAGGCCGGCGTCGTGCTCGACGAGGTCCTCGCCTCCTGA
- a CDS encoding response regulator transcription factor, whose amino-acid sequence MTRVLIVEDEPDLADPLAYLLRREGYEVEIAEDGPAALTSYRDKGADIVLLDLMLPGMPGTEVCRQIRASSGVPIIMLTAKDSEVDIVVGLELGADDYVTKPYSARELLARMRAVLRRQVQLDADLDDRVLTGGRVTVDIDRHTVAVEGREIAMPLKEFELLEVLMRNAGRVLTRGQLIDRVWGTDYFGDTKTLDVHIKRIRSRIEANPSEPEMLVTVRGLGYRFEG is encoded by the coding sequence ATGACCCGTGTCTTGATCGTGGAGGACGAGCCGGATCTCGCCGACCCGCTCGCGTACCTGCTGCGTCGCGAGGGCTACGAGGTGGAGATCGCCGAGGACGGCCCGGCCGCGCTGACCTCGTACCGCGACAAGGGCGCCGACATCGTCCTGCTCGATCTGATGTTGCCCGGGATGCCGGGCACCGAGGTGTGCCGGCAGATCCGCGCCAGCTCGGGCGTGCCGATCATCATGCTGACCGCCAAGGACTCCGAGGTCGACATCGTCGTGGGGCTGGAGCTCGGCGCCGACGACTACGTCACCAAGCCGTACTCGGCGCGTGAGCTGCTCGCACGGATGCGCGCGGTGCTGCGCCGTCAGGTGCAGCTGGACGCCGATCTGGACGACCGCGTGCTCACCGGCGGCCGTGTCACCGTCGACATCGATCGCCACACAGTGGCCGTGGAGGGGCGCGAGATCGCGATGCCGCTCAAGGAGTTCGAACTCCTCGAGGTGCTGATGCGCAATGCCGGCCGGGTCCTCACCCGCGGGCAGCTGATCGACCGCGTCTGGGGTACCGACTACTTCGGCGACACCAAGACGCTGGACGTGCACATCAAGCGCATCCGCTCACGCATCGAGGCGAACCCCAGCGAGCCGGAGATGCTCGTCACGGTGCGAGGACTCGGCTACCGCTTCGAGGGCTGA
- a CDS encoding sensor histidine kinase translates to MDTTQLALLALLVGAIIGGSVSAVIVAAMRARDRVHTETSTVIPEGVREVLHGMDDAAIVVDTSSTVLAASSPAEPFGMQEGEVLRSDELRALARLARTSEASASETLRLRRGAPPAEPRLVVARATGISPRLTLIVFRDITERERVEEMRRDFVANTSHELKTPVGAVSLLAEAIESAADDPDQVRHFAVRLGAEAARLARLTSRIMNLSRLQAADELNDDREVSVDEVVATALDAHAIQAESAGVEVVRGGDRGLFVRGDAQILGEAIGNLVANAIAYSPEGSSVGVGVRSADGIVEIAVTDRGIGIAEGDQQRIFERFYRADQARSRRTGGTGLGLAIVKHAVQRHGGEVRLWSRPGRGSTFTIRLPLVAAPEDGSKPKRRGRKKTKGAAAASRTPRSNGETE, encoded by the coding sequence ATGGACACGACGCAGCTGGCGCTGCTCGCTCTGCTCGTCGGGGCGATCATCGGAGGCTCCGTCTCGGCCGTGATCGTCGCCGCGATGCGGGCCCGCGATCGCGTGCACACCGAGACCTCGACCGTGATCCCCGAGGGCGTGCGGGAAGTCCTGCACGGAATGGATGACGCGGCCATCGTCGTGGACACCTCCTCCACCGTCCTGGCGGCCTCTTCTCCCGCCGAGCCGTTCGGCATGCAGGAGGGGGAGGTGCTGCGCAGCGACGAGCTGCGGGCGCTCGCACGACTGGCGCGGACGTCCGAGGCGTCCGCGTCCGAGACACTGCGTCTGCGCCGCGGTGCGCCGCCCGCGGAGCCGCGCCTGGTCGTCGCGCGAGCGACGGGGATCTCCCCGCGCCTCACGCTCATCGTCTTCCGCGACATCACCGAGCGCGAGCGCGTCGAGGAGATGCGCCGCGACTTCGTCGCCAACACCAGCCACGAACTCAAGACCCCGGTCGGCGCGGTCAGTCTGCTCGCCGAGGCGATCGAATCCGCCGCCGACGACCCCGACCAGGTCCGGCACTTCGCGGTGCGCCTGGGCGCCGAAGCGGCGCGGCTCGCGCGCCTCACCTCGCGCATCATGAACCTGTCGCGCCTGCAGGCCGCCGACGAGCTGAACGACGACCGCGAGGTGTCCGTCGACGAGGTCGTCGCGACCGCCCTGGATGCCCACGCGATCCAGGCAGAGTCCGCCGGCGTCGAGGTCGTCCGCGGTGGCGATCGCGGGCTGTTCGTGCGCGGCGACGCCCAGATCCTCGGCGAAGCCATCGGCAACCTCGTCGCGAACGCGATCGCCTACTCGCCGGAGGGCTCCAGCGTCGGCGTCGGAGTGCGCAGCGCGGACGGGATCGTGGAGATCGCGGTCACCGACCGCGGGATCGGCATCGCCGAAGGCGACCAGCAGCGCATCTTCGAACGCTTCTATCGCGCCGACCAGGCCCGCTCGCGGCGCACCGGCGGCACCGGCCTCGGGCTCGCGATCGTCAAGCACGCCGTGCAGCGTCACGGGGGCGAGGTCCGCCTGTGGTCGCGCCCCGGGCGCGGCTCCACCTTCACCATCCGACTGCCTCTCGTCGCCGCGCCCGAGGACGGCAGCAAGCCCAAGCGGCGCGGCCGCAAGAAGACCAAGGGGGCTGCTGCGGCATCCCGCACACCCCGCTCGAACGGAGAAACCGAATGA
- the phoU gene encoding phosphate signaling complex protein PhoU codes for MREVFHQSLEDVQTRLVEIAELVTVAIDKATRAFGTSDIALAEEVIEADSIIDEKAVELDELAIEILARQQPVARDLRIVVTALRVSASLERMGDIAEHIAQLTRMRFPERAIPKGLKNTFLRMGELDVDVARTLTELLRTQDLVYADKIRNDDDAIDDLHVSVFEKVLSDSWQGEPAATVDATLASRYHERFADHAVSVAKKMVYLATGDWTAETEDVES; via the coding sequence ATGCGCGAAGTATTCCACCAATCACTCGAGGACGTCCAGACGCGTCTGGTCGAGATCGCCGAGCTCGTGACGGTGGCGATCGACAAGGCGACGCGCGCCTTCGGCACCAGCGACATCGCCCTCGCCGAAGAGGTCATCGAGGCCGACAGCATCATCGACGAGAAGGCCGTCGAGCTCGACGAACTGGCGATCGAGATCCTCGCCCGGCAGCAGCCGGTGGCAAGAGATCTCCGCATCGTGGTGACGGCCCTGCGCGTCAGCGCGTCGTTGGAGCGCATGGGCGACATCGCCGAGCACATCGCGCAGCTGACGCGCATGCGGTTCCCCGAGCGCGCCATTCCCAAGGGGCTGAAGAACACGTTCCTGCGGATGGGCGAGCTCGACGTGGATGTGGCCCGCACGCTGACCGAGCTGCTGCGCACGCAGGACCTCGTGTACGCCGACAAGATCCGCAACGACGACGACGCCATCGACGACCTGCACGTCAGCGTCTTCGAGAAGGTGCTCAGCGACAGCTGGCAGGGCGAGCCGGCGGCGACCGTCGACGCGACGCTGGCCAGCCGCTACCACGAGCGCTTCGCCGACCACGCGGTCTCGGTCGCCAAGAAGATGGTCTACCTCGCCACGGGCGACTGGACCGCCGAGACCGAGGACGTCGAGAGCTGA
- a CDS encoding phosphoglyceromutase, which translates to MTAPRTLILLRHGQSEWNELNLFTGWVDVRLTEQGKAEAKRGGELLAEAGLHADILYTSVLSRAIQTADIALDAADRLWIPVKRTWRLNERHYGALQGKDKAQTLEEFGQEQFMLWRRSFDVPPPPLADDSEFSQVGDPRYVGIDGEVPRTESLKLVIDRLLPYWESDIAADLKAGKTVLVTAHGNSLRALVKHLEGISDDDIAELNIPTGIPLVYRLDENLVPLGPGEYLDPAAAAAGAAAVAAQGKK; encoded by the coding sequence ATGACTGCGCCCCGTACGTTGATCCTGCTCCGCCACGGCCAGAGCGAATGGAACGAGCTGAATCTGTTCACCGGCTGGGTGGATGTCCGCCTCACCGAGCAGGGCAAGGCCGAAGCCAAGCGCGGCGGCGAGCTGCTCGCCGAAGCCGGTCTGCACGCCGACATCCTGTACACCTCGGTGCTGAGCCGCGCCATCCAGACCGCGGACATCGCGCTGGACGCCGCTGATCGCCTGTGGATCCCGGTGAAGCGCACCTGGCGCCTCAACGAGCGCCACTACGGTGCGCTGCAGGGCAAGGACAAGGCCCAGACGCTCGAGGAGTTCGGCCAGGAGCAGTTCATGCTGTGGCGCCGCTCGTTCGATGTTCCGCCGCCGCCCCTCGCGGACGACAGCGAGTTCAGCCAGGTCGGCGACCCCCGCTACGTCGGCATCGACGGCGAGGTGCCGCGCACCGAGTCGCTCAAGCTCGTCATCGACCGTCTGCTGCCGTACTGGGAGAGCGACATCGCCGCCGACCTGAAGGCCGGCAAGACCGTCCTGGTCACCGCGCACGGCAACTCGCTGCGTGCCCTGGTCAAGCACCTCGAGGGCATCAGCGACGACGACATCGCCGAGCTGAACATCCCCACCGGCATCCCGCTGGTCTACCGCCTCGACGAGAACCTCGTGCCGCTGGGCCCGGGGGAGTACCTCGACCCGGCCGCCGCGGCCGCCGGTGCCGCCGCCGTCGCGGCGCAGGGCAAGAAGTAG
- a CDS encoding class I SAM-dependent methyltransferase: protein MASGRSLVGQVTRGTTGTNRLRRIDRWIARHPVLRRGADPLVVDLGFGASAVTALELQARLARARADVEVLGLEIDPARVARARQQLQEVRAGATGFAPDARVSFALGGFEVPVSAGRRPLVIRAMNVLRQYDEGEVADAWGRMTGRLAPGGLLVEGTCDELGRICTWVAIGSDAVPQTLTVSLRLAALEHPSIAAERLPKALIHRNVPGERVHALLEDLDREWERAAGMSPFGPVQRWQAALAALQQSGWPVQQRARWRLGELTVPWDAVAPKEL, encoded by the coding sequence ATGGCGTCCGGACGTTCTCTCGTGGGTCAGGTGACGCGCGGCACCACCGGTACGAACCGCCTGCGCCGCATCGATCGCTGGATCGCCCGGCATCCTGTGCTGCGTCGTGGCGCCGATCCGCTCGTGGTGGACCTCGGGTTCGGTGCCAGCGCGGTCACCGCGCTCGAACTGCAGGCCCGCCTGGCCCGGGCCCGCGCGGACGTCGAGGTGCTCGGGCTGGAGATCGACCCCGCGCGTGTCGCCCGCGCCCGCCAGCAGCTGCAGGAGGTGCGCGCCGGCGCGACCGGGTTCGCTCCCGACGCCCGGGTGTCGTTCGCACTGGGCGGTTTCGAAGTGCCGGTCTCGGCCGGCCGGCGCCCCCTCGTCATCCGCGCCATGAACGTGCTGCGCCAGTACGACGAGGGCGAAGTGGCCGATGCCTGGGGCCGCATGACGGGACGCCTGGCGCCGGGCGGTCTGCTCGTGGAGGGCACCTGCGACGAGCTCGGGCGGATCTGCACCTGGGTCGCGATCGGCTCCGATGCCGTGCCGCAGACCCTCACCGTGTCGTTGCGCCTGGCCGCCCTCGAGCACCCGTCGATCGCGGCGGAGCGGCTACCGAAGGCCCTGATCCATCGGAACGTGCCCGGAGAGCGCGTCCACGCCCTGCTCGAGGACCTGGATCGCGAATGGGAGCGTGCCGCCGGCATGTCGCCGTTCGGCCCCGTACAGCGCTGGCAGGCGGCGCTGGCGGCGCTGCAGCAGTCCGGCTGGCCCGTGCAGCAGCGGGCGCGCTGGCGCCTCGGCGAACTCACCGTGCCGTGGGACGCCGTGGCCCCGAAAGAGCTCTAG
- the ygfZ gene encoding CAF17-like 4Fe-4S cluster assembly/insertion protein YgfZ, with translation MDEVFVRVPAAVVDENGLQHVGNPLGEQRALAAGTAVAPLADRRVLAVSGEDRLTWLDSLVSQALAALPPGVSTEMLVLDPQGRIEHAASVLDDGETTWLIVDRGDAEALLTWLTRMRFRLRVAPRDADDEYAVVGGTSAALDGIAVADPAGVRLVWRDPWPHVVPGGYGYAVTEPHPGSTRDWAEAIVPRTALTEIADAAAQGQRALAGQTAVDALRVAAWRPRWSAEVDERAIPHELDWLRTAVHLNKGCYRGQETVAKVHNLGHPPRRIVALQLDGSGSRLPLKGAEVRNGDVVVGVVTSAALHYEEGPIALAVIKRNTPVDAELVVDGEEGPIAAAQEVIVPPDAGATANIPRMPRLGRRASAS, from the coding sequence ATGGACGAGGTGTTCGTAAGGGTTCCGGCCGCCGTGGTGGATGAGAACGGGCTCCAGCACGTCGGCAACCCGCTCGGCGAGCAGCGCGCGCTCGCCGCCGGCACTGCTGTCGCTCCGCTGGCCGACCGTCGTGTCCTGGCGGTATCGGGCGAGGACCGCCTCACCTGGCTGGACTCGCTCGTCTCGCAGGCGCTCGCCGCTCTTCCGCCCGGCGTCAGCACCGAGATGCTCGTGCTCGACCCGCAGGGACGCATCGAGCACGCGGCATCCGTTCTCGATGACGGCGAGACCACGTGGCTCATCGTCGATCGCGGCGACGCCGAGGCCCTGCTGACCTGGTTGACGCGCATGCGCTTCCGGCTGCGGGTCGCCCCGCGCGACGCCGACGACGAGTACGCGGTCGTCGGTGGCACTTCCGCCGCGCTGGACGGTATCGCCGTGGCGGATCCCGCCGGAGTCCGACTCGTCTGGCGAGACCCCTGGCCGCACGTCGTGCCCGGCGGATACGGCTATGCCGTCACCGAGCCGCATCCCGGATCCACGCGGGACTGGGCCGAAGCCATCGTCCCGCGCACCGCACTGACCGAGATCGCGGATGCCGCGGCGCAGGGTCAGCGCGCACTCGCGGGCCAGACGGCCGTCGATGCGCTACGGGTCGCCGCGTGGCGTCCGCGCTGGTCCGCCGAGGTCGACGAGCGCGCGATCCCGCACGAGCTGGACTGGCTGCGCACCGCCGTGCACCTGAACAAGGGCTGTTACCGCGGGCAGGAGACGGTCGCCAAAGTGCACAACCTCGGCCACCCGCCCCGGCGGATCGTCGCGCTCCAGCTCGACGGCAGCGGCAGTCGCCTGCCTCTCAAGGGCGCCGAAGTGCGCAACGGCGACGTCGTGGTCGGTGTGGTGACCTCCGCTGCGCTGCACTACGAAGAAGGCCCGATCGCGCTCGCCGTGATCAAGCGCAACACCCCGGTCGATGCCGAGCTCGTCGTCGACGGCGAGGAAGGACCGATCGCCGCCGCGCAGGAGGTCATCGTGCCGCCCGACGCCGGGGCGACCGCGAACATTCCGCGGATGCCGCGACTCGGCCGCCGCGCGTCCGCTTCCTGA
- a CDS encoding FABP family protein, with amino-acid sequence MFDLPTDLPADLVPLSWLIGVWEGTGVIDYEADGVRYAGEFTHRVSFSHDGGPALNYSASAWMLHGEGDEQTREALVSEVGFWRLSRPMTDADPGPGLLPAVTAGPVRTADDVEALRTAEDGFAIDVLLVHSDGVSELYLGQVRGPRIDIATDFVARTVGSKPYTAATRMYGLVDGHLLWAWDIAALGTELGAHASARLARVD; translated from the coding sequence GTGTTCGACCTGCCGACCGACCTTCCCGCCGATCTCGTCCCGCTCTCGTGGCTGATCGGCGTGTGGGAGGGCACCGGCGTCATCGACTACGAGGCCGACGGCGTGCGCTACGCGGGCGAGTTCACGCACCGCGTGAGCTTCAGCCATGACGGCGGACCCGCACTGAACTACTCGGCGAGCGCGTGGATGCTGCACGGCGAGGGCGACGAGCAGACCCGCGAGGCGCTCGTCTCCGAGGTCGGCTTCTGGCGGCTGTCGCGGCCGATGACCGATGCCGACCCCGGCCCCGGACTGCTGCCCGCCGTCACCGCGGGGCCCGTCCGCACGGCCGATGACGTCGAAGCGCTCCGCACCGCCGAGGACGGCTTCGCCATTGATGTGCTGCTGGTGCATTCGGATGGCGTCAGCGAGCTCTACCTCGGCCAGGTCCGCGGACCGCGGATCGACATCGCCACCGACTTCGTCGCGCGCACCGTCGGGTCCAAGCCCTACACCGCGGCGACCCGCATGTACGGACTCGTCGACGGACACCTGCTGTGGGCGTGGGACATTGCCGCCCTCGGCACGGAGCTCGGCGCACACGCGTCCGCCCGACTGGCGAGGGTCGACTGA
- a CDS encoding winged helix-turn-helix domain-containing protein has translation MAQLLILSSTHGGGPVLPSLELLSHRVRLIPAEPMQLVNAPSADVILVDARIDLVGAKSLCKIFATTGLDAPLLLVVTEGGLTAVSTDWGLDDVILVTAGPAEVDARIRLAIGRVSKEHVSTRIQTSGISIDESSYSAKVHGKPLDLTYKEFQLLHFFATHPSRVFTREQLLSEVWGYDYFGGTRTVDVHVRRLRAKLGDLEQLIGTVRNVGYRFNVYEDDAPAGESRS, from the coding sequence TTGGCACAGCTGTTGATTCTGAGCTCCACGCATGGAGGCGGCCCCGTCCTGCCCTCGCTCGAACTGCTGAGTCACCGCGTGCGTCTGATTCCCGCAGAACCGATGCAGCTCGTGAACGCCCCGAGCGCGGACGTGATCCTCGTCGATGCGCGCATCGATCTGGTCGGAGCGAAGTCGCTGTGCAAGATCTTCGCCACCACCGGGCTGGACGCACCGCTCCTGCTGGTGGTCACCGAGGGCGGACTGACGGCCGTGTCCACCGACTGGGGCCTGGACGACGTCATCCTCGTCACGGCGGGACCCGCCGAGGTCGATGCCCGCATCCGGCTGGCGATCGGTCGCGTCTCCAAGGAGCACGTCTCCACGCGGATCCAGACCTCCGGCATCTCGATCGACGAGTCCTCGTACTCGGCCAAGGTGCACGGCAAGCCGCTCGACCTCACGTACAAGGAGTTCCAGCTGCTGCACTTCTTCGCGACGCACCCCTCCCGGGTGTTCACGCGCGAGCAGCTGCTGAGCGAGGTGTGGGGCTACGACTACTTCGGCGGCACCCGCACGGTCGATGTCCACGTGCGTCGACTGCGCGCCAAGCTCGGCGATCTCGAGCAGCTGATCGGCACCGTGCGCAACGTCGGCTACCGGTTCAACGTGTACGAGGACGACGCCCCGGCGGGCGAGTCGCGCTCCTGA
- a CDS encoding RNA degradosome polyphosphate kinase, which translates to MIEHDVLDAGLGDGDDDDFDEAIEVFDSQLPENRYLDREVSWLAFNQRVLELAEDPRLPLLERANFLAIFASNLDEFFMVRVAGLKRRIVTGLAIPTNVGRAPQDVLADISAEAHRLQLRHADAWKVLVRPALAESGIEVMAWDELSEPEQARLTEYFQAQVFPILMPLAVDPAHPFPYISGLSLNLAIRIRNARTGRQEFARLKVPPMMPRLIEVPHDGETVRYLPLEDLISNHLGDLFPGMEILDHHTFRLTRNEDVVIEEDETENLIQALEAELLRRRFGPPIRLEVTDEMDDVTLDLLISELAITEQEVFRLPGLLDLRGLFDLGRIDRPDLRYPPHVPTTAVAFQPAEQNGRADLFAAIRKADVLVHHPYESFATSVQAFLEQAARDPHVLAIKQTLYRTSGDSPIVQALIDAAESGKQVLALVEVKARFDEAANIVWARKLEKAGVHVVYGLVGLKTHCKLALVIREEDGVLRHYSHIGTGNYNPKTSRIYEDFGLFTTDGQVGKDLTRLFNELSGYAIEKKFKRLLVAPLHLRKGLLRHIDKERRNALAGGSAGIRIKVNSMVDEQIIDALYRASQAGVKVDVWVRGICSLKPGVEGMSENITVRSILGRYLEHSRIFAFDNDGDPQIFIGSADMMHRNLDRRVEALVRVVAPAHLKELTDLFDLAMSDATSSWWLGAEGEWTRHSVAEDGRPLVDLQDKTMATVQRRRRARAVR; encoded by the coding sequence ATGATCGAACACGACGTGCTCGACGCCGGACTGGGTGACGGCGACGACGATGACTTCGACGAAGCGATCGAGGTCTTCGACTCACAGCTTCCCGAGAACCGCTACCTCGATCGCGAGGTGAGCTGGCTGGCGTTCAACCAGCGGGTGCTCGAGCTGGCCGAAGACCCGCGCCTGCCTCTGCTCGAACGCGCCAATTTCCTGGCGATCTTCGCGAGCAACCTCGACGAGTTCTTCATGGTGCGCGTGGCCGGCCTGAAGCGCCGCATCGTCACCGGGCTCGCGATCCCCACCAATGTGGGCCGCGCCCCGCAGGATGTCCTCGCCGACATCTCGGCCGAGGCCCATCGCCTGCAGCTGCGCCACGCGGATGCCTGGAAGGTGCTCGTGCGTCCCGCGCTGGCCGAGTCCGGCATCGAGGTCATGGCCTGGGACGAGCTCTCCGAGCCCGAGCAGGCACGCCTCACCGAGTACTTCCAGGCCCAGGTGTTCCCCATCCTGATGCCTCTCGCGGTCGATCCCGCGCATCCGTTCCCGTACATCTCCGGGCTCTCGCTGAACCTCGCGATCCGCATCCGCAACGCCCGCACCGGGCGGCAGGAGTTCGCGCGTCTGAAGGTGCCGCCGATGATGCCGCGGCTCATCGAGGTGCCGCACGACGGCGAGACGGTGCGCTACCTGCCGCTGGAAGACCTCATCTCCAACCACTTGGGCGACCTGTTCCCCGGCATGGAGATCCTCGACCACCACACGTTCCGCCTCACGCGCAACGAAGACGTCGTGATCGAGGAGGACGAGACCGAGAACCTCATCCAGGCGCTCGAGGCCGAGCTGCTGCGCCGCCGGTTCGGTCCGCCGATCCGCCTCGAGGTCACGGACGAGATGGATGACGTCACCCTCGACCTGCTGATCAGCGAACTCGCCATCACCGAGCAGGAGGTGTTCCGGCTGCCCGGCCTGCTGGACCTGCGCGGACTGTTCGACCTGGGGCGCATCGACCGCCCCGACCTGCGGTATCCCCCGCACGTGCCCACCACGGCGGTCGCCTTCCAACCGGCGGAGCAGAACGGCCGCGCCGACCTGTTCGCCGCGATCCGCAAGGCCGACGTGCTCGTGCACCACCCGTATGAGTCGTTCGCGACGAGCGTGCAGGCCTTCCTCGAGCAGGCCGCTCGCGATCCGCACGTGCTCGCCATCAAGCAGACCCTGTACCGCACCTCGGGCGACAGCCCCATCGTGCAGGCGCTGATCGACGCCGCCGAGTCGGGCAAGCAGGTGCTGGCGCTGGTCGAGGTCAAGGCGCGCTTCGACGAGGCCGCGAACATCGTGTGGGCGCGCAAGCTCGAGAAGGCCGGCGTGCACGTGGTGTACGGCCTGGTCGGACTCAAGACCCACTGCAAGCTCGCCCTGGTCATCCGCGAGGAAGACGGCGTGCTGCGCCACTACAGCCATATCGGCACGGGCAACTACAACCCGAAGACCAGTCGCATCTACGAGGACTTCGGCCTGTTCACCACCGACGGTCAGGTCGGCAAGGACCTCACCCGCCTGTTCAACGAGCTGAGCGGCTACGCGATCGAGAAGAAGTTCAAGCGCCTCCTGGTGGCTCCGCTGCACCTGCGCAAGGGGCTGCTGCGCCACATCGACAAGGAGCGCCGCAACGCGCTCGCGGGCGGCAGCGCCGGCATCCGCATCAAGGTCAACTCGATGGTCGACGAGCAGATCATCGACGCGCTGTACCGCGCCAGCCAGGCCGGCGTGAAGGTCGACGTCTGGGTGCGCGGCATCTGCTCGCTCAAGCCCGGTGTCGAGGGCATGAGCGAGAACATCACCGTGCGCAGCATCCTGGGCCGCTATCTGGAGCACTCCCGCATCTTCGCCTTCGACAACGACGGCGACCCGCAGATCTTCATCGGCAGCGCCGACATGATGCACCGCAACCTCGACCGTCGGGTCGAGGCCCTGGTCCGCGTGGTCGCTCCCGCGCACCTCAAGGAGCTGACGGATCTGTTCGACCTCGCCATGAGCGATGCGACGAGCTCGTGGTGGCTCGGCGCCGAGGGCGAATGGACGCGGCACAGCGTCGCCGAGGACGGCAGGCCGCTCGTCGATCTGCAGGACAAGACCATGGCGACCGTGCAACGGCGCCGTCGAGCTCGGGCGGTGCGATGA